A genomic stretch from uncultured Pseudodesulfovibrio sp. includes:
- a CDS encoding phage tail fiber protein produces the protein MTIASLKTKDQFEGNGSTCDFELPFMFMRDEDIEVIVSDANGFETVQALGSDYELTGAGKQTCGECHMKRTLQSGEMLFVRRSPVLTQETDYLENGAFPAASHEAALDKLTMICQALSERLDRTISLRISSAVEGLVLPEPDADKLLGWNAAQSNLENKDVADFGQVLIPLSVGQGGTGAATTTEALINLGFGATGMAVACCESGDEVIKTIDPMDTFVRTFSGSLLKAAYGDEAQEHTGTDLSDLVVERNHISWTLAADSQFTDVVLPYDGTYVFHVYPEGHNLALAASYKTEEVLLEPNPLAGEIRLVIEQYNARKTILAVQNVRA, from the coding sequence ATGACCATAGCATCACTGAAGACAAAGGATCAGTTTGAGGGAAACGGATCTACCTGTGATTTTGAACTGCCATTCATGTTTATGCGGGATGAAGACATCGAAGTCATTGTGAGTGACGCCAACGGCTTTGAAACTGTTCAGGCACTCGGTTCCGACTATGAACTGACAGGGGCCGGGAAACAGACCTGCGGAGAGTGTCACATGAAGCGTACGCTGCAAAGCGGAGAAATGCTATTTGTGCGTCGTTCTCCGGTTTTGACACAGGAAACGGATTATCTTGAGAATGGAGCGTTCCCTGCTGCGTCCCATGAAGCGGCACTGGATAAACTCACCATGATTTGTCAGGCATTGTCCGAGCGACTGGACAGAACCATCTCGTTGCGGATTTCTTCCGCAGTGGAAGGGTTGGTCCTGCCTGAACCAGACGCGGACAAATTGCTTGGCTGGAATGCTGCTCAAAGTAATCTGGAGAACAAGGATGTTGCCGACTTCGGTCAGGTCCTGATTCCTCTTTCCGTAGGCCAGGGGGGTACAGGGGCAGCCACAACGACCGAGGCCCTGATCAATTTGGGGTTTGGAGCGACAGGCATGGCTGTGGCCTGCTGTGAAAGCGGGGATGAGGTAATCAAGACCATTGATCCTATGGATACTTTCGTTCGTACATTTTCCGGCAGTTTGCTCAAGGCGGCTTATGGAGATGAGGCCCAGGAGCACACCGGAACTGATCTATCTGATCTTGTGGTGGAGCGTAATCATATCTCATGGACCTTGGCAGCGGATAGTCAGTTTACGGATGTGGTTCTTCCGTATGACGGGACGTATGTTTTTCATGTGTATCCAGAAGGGCACAACCTGGCTCTGGCTGCCTCCTACAAAACGGAGGAGGTTTTGCTTGAGCCCAACCCCTTGGCCGGTGAAATTCGGTTGGTGATTGAACAATACAATGCACGCAAGACCATCCTTGCCGTGCAGAATGTGAGGGCCTAG
- a CDS encoding cupin domain-containing protein, protein MTKPSAQEIIDLLGLIPHPEEGGWFLETHRSNDFFTQDILPERYCGDRCHSTAIYYLLTPETYSHMHRLLTDEIFHFYAGDPCEMLQLHPDGSGRIITLGNDLLSGQKPQVKVPCSSWQGMRLLPGGTFALMGCTVAPGFEFADYSHGTRQALVAEYPEFKEQIVRLTA, encoded by the coding sequence ATGACCAAACCTTCGGCTCAGGAAATTATCGATCTACTTGGCCTCATCCCGCACCCGGAAGAAGGTGGCTGGTTCCTCGAAACGCACCGCTCCAATGATTTTTTCACACAGGACATCCTGCCCGAACGGTACTGCGGCGATCGATGCCATTCAACAGCCATATACTACCTGCTGACACCGGAAACCTACTCTCATATGCACCGTCTCTTGACCGATGAAATCTTTCATTTCTACGCCGGTGACCCATGTGAAATGCTGCAACTCCACCCGGACGGCTCCGGCAGAATCATCACGTTGGGCAACGATCTGCTGTCCGGTCAAAAGCCGCAGGTGAAAGTACCATGTTCCTCATGGCAGGGCATGCGTCTTCTGCCCGGCGGCACCTTCGCGCTCATGGGCTGCACCGTGGCGCCGGGGTTCGAATTCGCAGACTACTCTCACGGGACACGACAGGCTCTTGTCGCCGAATACCCGGAATTCAAGGAACAGATTGTCCGACTGACCGCATAA
- a CDS encoding SlyX family protein translates to MEKRLERLESLVALQDRTMEKLNDRLFEQQQQIINLEKLVRRLAGKVRELDADMEQSGGLDVPPPHYNG, encoded by the coding sequence ATGGAAAAACGTTTGGAACGACTGGAAAGTCTTGTGGCGCTCCAGGACAGGACCATGGAAAAGTTGAATGATCGACTGTTTGAACAACAGCAACAGATCATCAATCTGGAAAAACTGGTACGGCGGCTGGCGGGCAAAGTCCGCGAACTGGATGCCGACATGGAACAATCCGGAGGGCTAGACGTACCTCCACCCCACTACAACGGATAA
- a CDS encoding DMT family transporter, translating into MKKSLTYTYVLLVVSMMLWGGTWVAGRVLAQSMHPMSAAFLRFAFASATLLIMCWKAEGRMPRLARNQIMPVLGLGATGVFAYSYFFFTGLQTTSAGRAALIVACIPVCISILSALFYKERFGPVRIIGALTSLIGVSVVIADGSPLTLLSEGVSRGDFMILGCVVSWTAYTLGGRSVMKSLSPLMSVAWSCFFGMILLLPAALAGGLASDIGNIQPVGWFCIVYLGVLATGFAYFWYYEGITVIGASRAGIFINTVPVFAVIMGFFLLGEPIHLSLALGGLMVITGVYLTNRP; encoded by the coding sequence ATGAAAAAATCACTCACATACACATACGTCCTGCTCGTCGTCAGCATGATGCTGTGGGGTGGCACATGGGTGGCCGGTCGGGTTCTTGCCCAGTCCATGCACCCCATGTCCGCAGCCTTCCTGCGCTTCGCCTTTGCTTCAGCCACGCTCCTCATCATGTGCTGGAAAGCAGAAGGCCGCATGCCCAGACTCGCGCGCAACCAGATCATGCCCGTCCTCGGCCTCGGCGCGACCGGCGTCTTCGCCTACAGCTATTTTTTCTTCACCGGGTTGCAGACCACCTCAGCCGGGCGCGCCGCGCTCATTGTAGCCTGCATTCCGGTCTGCATTTCAATACTGTCCGCCCTGTTCTACAAGGAACGGTTCGGCCCGGTACGAATCATCGGCGCGCTGACATCCCTGATTGGCGTGTCCGTGGTCATTGCCGACGGCAGCCCGCTCACCCTTCTCTCCGAAGGCGTGAGCAGAGGCGACTTCATGATTCTCGGCTGTGTGGTCAGTTGGACCGCCTATACCTTGGGCGGACGCTCGGTCATGAAATCCCTGTCTCCGCTGATGTCTGTTGCATGGTCCTGCTTTTTCGGCATGATCCTGCTCCTGCCTGCGGCTCTGGCCGGGGGGCTGGCTTCGGACATCGGCAACATACAGCCCGTCGGGTGGTTCTGCATCGTCTACCTTGGTGTTCTGGCAACCGGATTTGCCTATTTCTGGTATTACGAAGGTATAACCGTCATCGGTGCTTCAAGGGCCGGAATTTTCATCAACACGGTCCCGGTGTTCGCAGTAATCATGGGCTTCTTCCTGCTGGGTGAACCGATTCACCTCTCACTGGCCCTCGGCGGCCTCATGGTCATCACAGGCGTCTACCTGACCAACAGGCCATAA
- a CDS encoding THUMP domain-containing protein translates to MTTFSQNAPILVTCPKGIPEYLDRELEQLGYSRRHVMDAGVQTFGSLKDCMRLNLWIRTGHRVLLELKRFRAFDTDEIYREIRALPWEEFIARDGYFRVDASIRDTTVTDSRFAALRVKDAVADRFMETFSVRPDSGPETTGVCLFLHWRENQATIYLDTTGDPLPRRGYRKRPHKAPMQETLAAACVLSSGWPELAKQGGHFIGPMCGAGTLAIEAALMAMNGAPGLLRDDFAFKQLLGFDQEFWDDMLGQAEDAENPEIKGRIIAIDHDPEAIEAARDNARLAGVGDFIEFAVCDYSETEIPDGPGIVMLNPEYGQRLGDIQQLESVYSGIGDFFKQRCGGKSGFIFTGNSGLAKRIGLRTKSRKIFWNAKIECRLLEYELYAGTRKQK, encoded by the coding sequence ATGACTACTTTTTCTCAGAACGCTCCCATTCTCGTCACCTGTCCCAAGGGAATACCCGAGTACCTTGATCGTGAACTTGAACAGCTCGGCTACTCACGCAGACATGTCATGGACGCAGGTGTCCAGACATTCGGTTCACTCAAGGACTGTATGCGCCTGAATCTCTGGATTCGGACAGGTCACCGGGTACTCCTTGAACTCAAGCGGTTCCGTGCCTTTGATACCGATGAAATATACCGTGAAATTCGTGCTCTTCCATGGGAAGAGTTTATTGCCAGAGACGGATACTTTCGGGTGGACGCTTCCATCCGAGACACCACGGTTACTGATTCCAGATTCGCCGCGTTACGGGTCAAGGATGCCGTGGCAGATCGTTTCATGGAGACGTTCTCTGTTCGGCCGGATTCGGGTCCTGAGACGACAGGTGTCTGTCTATTCCTGCATTGGCGGGAGAATCAGGCGACTATCTATCTCGACACCACGGGTGATCCTCTACCTCGGCGTGGGTATCGCAAGCGTCCTCACAAGGCTCCCATGCAGGAAACACTGGCTGCGGCCTGTGTGCTCTCTTCCGGGTGGCCCGAGCTCGCCAAACAGGGTGGACATTTCATCGGACCCATGTGTGGTGCCGGAACCCTCGCCATCGAGGCCGCCCTCATGGCCATGAACGGTGCGCCGGGTTTGTTGCGGGATGATTTTGCCTTCAAGCAGCTTCTCGGATTCGATCAGGAATTTTGGGATGACATGCTCGGTCAGGCTGAAGATGCCGAAAACCCGGAGATCAAGGGCCGGATCATTGCGATCGATCATGATCCCGAAGCCATCGAGGCCGCCAGAGATAACGCGCGTCTTGCGGGAGTCGGTGATTTTATCGAATTCGCAGTCTGTGATTATTCGGAAACGGAAATCCCCGATGGTCCCGGCATCGTCATGCTCAACCCTGAATATGGGCAGCGGCTCGGTGATATTCAACAGCTTGAAAGCGTTTACAGCGGTATCGGTGATTTTTTTAAGCAGCGTTGCGGTGGCAAGTCAGGCTTTATTTTTACCGGTAACTCCGGCCTCGCCAAACGTATCGGTCTGCGTACAAAGAGTCGCAAGATTTTCTGGAACGCCAAGATCGAATGTCGTTTGCTTGAGTATGAACTCTATGCCGGGACGCGAAAACAGAAATAA
- the cydB gene encoding cytochrome d ubiquinol oxidase subunit II produces the protein MENLIEIGSLHYYLAMIWFILWGVLWAVYFILDGFDLGVGSLLPFLAKDEAEKRAMLNSTGPFWDGNEVWLIAAGGVTFAAFPYAYAQMFSGLYTALMLLLFTLIVRGVSFEFRSKVEHDGWKKLWDTAHAVCSFLPALLLGVAFGNIFQGLPLDATGFSQAGLLGLLNPYGLAGGVLFVVIFLMHGALWLTIRTTGELHTRAENLAIKIWPAQVVLTVLFLAFTAVSTKLFTNYMVYPILFVILLLPVAGLVLMRTYLGAKKYWMAWGASCLYIGGTALFGVVGIFPAIIPSNPNPAHSLTILNSSSSQLTLTIMLGVAVVFVPLVIGYQFWAYKTLATPITDEDIHY, from the coding sequence ATGGAAAATCTGATAGAAATCGGTTCGCTGCACTACTACCTGGCGATGATCTGGTTCATCCTCTGGGGCGTGCTCTGGGCCGTCTATTTCATTCTTGATGGCTTTGACCTGGGTGTCGGGAGCCTGCTCCCCTTCCTGGCAAAAGACGAGGCTGAAAAACGGGCTATGCTCAATTCCACTGGTCCCTTCTGGGACGGCAACGAGGTCTGGCTGATCGCGGCCGGTGGCGTGACTTTCGCAGCCTTCCCGTATGCCTATGCCCAGATGTTCAGTGGGTTGTATACGGCACTCATGCTGCTCCTGTTCACGCTCATCGTACGCGGTGTGTCTTTTGAATTTCGTTCAAAAGTGGAACACGACGGCTGGAAGAAGCTCTGGGACACCGCCCACGCAGTCTGTTCCTTCCTTCCCGCCCTGCTTCTCGGCGTGGCCTTCGGCAACATCTTCCAGGGACTGCCCCTGGATGCAACCGGATTCTCTCAGGCCGGATTGCTTGGCCTGCTCAATCCATACGGACTGGCTGGCGGCGTACTGTTCGTGGTCATATTCCTGATGCATGGTGCACTCTGGCTGACCATCCGCACCACCGGCGAACTCCATACCCGTGCTGAAAACCTGGCAATCAAAATCTGGCCTGCTCAGGTCGTTCTGACTGTCCTGTTCCTCGCCTTCACTGCCGTGAGCACCAAACTGTTCACCAACTACATGGTCTACCCGATCCTCTTTGTCATCCTCCTGCTGCCCGTGGCTGGATTGGTGCTCATGCGCACCTATCTCGGCGCGAAAAAATACTGGATGGCATGGGGTGCTTCCTGCCTCTACATCGGCGGCACGGCACTGTTCGGCGTGGTCGGCATTTTCCCGGCGATTATCCCGTCCAACCCGAATCCGGCTCACAGCTTGACCATCCTGAACTCATCATCCAGCCAGTTGACATTGACGATCATGCTCGGCGTGGCCGTGGTGTTCGTTCCGCTGGTCATCGGTTACCAGTTCTGGGCATACAAGACGCTCGCAACACCGATTACCGATGAAGACATTCATTACTAG
- a CDS encoding cytochrome ubiquinol oxidase subunit I, producing the protein MDVLMLSRLQFAAATMFHFIFVPLTLGLSVLIAFMETRYVQTGDEVYRKMAKFWGKIFLVNFALGVVTGITLEFQFGTNWSRYSAYVGDIFGSLLAIEATAAFFLESTFIGVWHFGWEKLTPKAHATVAWLVAGASNLSAIWILIANGFMQDPTGYVIRNGRAELTDFLAVITNKWAWLEFFHVIPAALCLAGFFLMGVSAWHLIRKSEVDFFQKSFNIGVTVALIFSIVVAVEGHIHGNNMSLKQPAKLAAMESHWETQTNAPMYLLVVPGEDGNLVEALPIPGALSFLAYNDFNAEVKGLNDFPKEDRPPVIITFLAFRTMVGIGTLMPAIALLGWVMRNKLDKIPLYLKVLPYCIPLPYIAIWAGWTLAEVGRQPWIVYGLMRTSDAVSPIGTGEVTFSFILMCTLYTLLGAAGIWLMIKLAKKGPEDHSPIQV; encoded by the coding sequence ATGGATGTGCTGATGCTTTCAAGGCTGCAATTTGCTGCGGCCACCATGTTTCACTTTATCTTTGTTCCACTGACGCTGGGTCTGTCGGTACTCATCGCGTTCATGGAAACGAGGTATGTCCAGACCGGCGATGAAGTGTACCGAAAAATGGCAAAATTCTGGGGTAAAATATTTCTGGTCAACTTCGCGCTCGGCGTTGTCACCGGCATCACGCTAGAGTTTCAATTCGGCACCAACTGGTCGAGGTACTCCGCCTATGTTGGTGACATCTTCGGTTCTCTGCTCGCTATTGAGGCGACAGCCGCATTTTTCCTTGAATCTACATTTATCGGTGTCTGGCACTTCGGCTGGGAAAAGCTCACACCAAAAGCGCACGCCACCGTGGCATGGCTTGTGGCCGGAGCTTCAAACCTGTCCGCCATCTGGATCCTCATTGCCAACGGTTTCATGCAGGACCCGACCGGATACGTTATCCGTAACGGTCGTGCCGAATTGACCGACTTCCTGGCCGTCATCACCAACAAGTGGGCATGGTTGGAATTCTTTCACGTGATCCCTGCGGCACTGTGTCTCGCCGGGTTCTTCCTCATGGGCGTCTCTGCCTGGCACCTTATCAGAAAGAGTGAAGTCGATTTCTTCCAGAAATCATTCAATATCGGCGTGACCGTAGCGCTGATCTTCTCCATCGTGGTGGCTGTCGAAGGCCACATACACGGCAATAACATGTCTCTCAAGCAGCCCGCCAAGCTGGCTGCAATGGAATCACACTGGGAAACCCAGACAAACGCACCCATGTATCTGTTGGTCGTTCCGGGAGAAGATGGGAACCTTGTGGAAGCCTTACCTATTCCTGGTGCGTTAAGCTTCCTGGCTTACAACGATTTCAACGCAGAAGTAAAAGGGTTGAATGACTTCCCCAAGGAAGACCGTCCGCCCGTCATCATCACTTTCCTGGCTTTCCGGACCATGGTCGGTATCGGTACGCTGATGCCTGCAATTGCCCTGCTCGGCTGGGTCATGCGTAACAAACTCGACAAGATACCGCTGTACCTGAAGGTGCTGCCGTACTGTATTCCCCTTCCCTATATCGCTATCTGGGCCGGTTGGACCCTGGCAGAAGTCGGTCGCCAACCATGGATCGTTTACGGTCTCATGCGGACCTCTGATGCTGTATCTCCGATCGGAACGGGTGAGGTCACGTTCTCGTTCATCCTCATGTGTACCCTTTACACACTGCTTGGTGCAGCCGGTATCTGGCTGATGATCAAGCTTGCCAAGAAGGGTCCCGAAGACCACAGCCCCATCCAGGTTTAA
- a CDS encoding ATP-dependent 6-phosphofructokinase, whose amino-acid sequence MKTHQDETVMPKSTEIMTVGPAKIKNPINFGRFTEEDEAVLVNISRRNVDGSPRSKKIPEHIYFEPAGPREKIYFDASKTKCAIVTCGGLCPGLNDVIRAIVMSAHHEYKVTSVFGIQYGLAGFVPEQGYDVIELTPEYVSRIHEFGGTVLGSSRGPQEPEAIVDALERMNISILFMVGGDGTMRAASKVVEEISKRGLSISVVGLPKTIDNDINYVSPSFGFDTSVETAAMAIKGAHVEATGAPWGIGMVKVMGRDAGYIAAQSALSCQEVNFCLIPEDPFDIHGENGFLNALNKRMKKSGNAVIVVAEGAGQELLDESSQKDASGNVKLSDIASLLKKEILDFFKDQGIEATLKYIDPSYIIRSVPANANDRIYCSFLGINAVHAGMTGRTGLVISRWNGRYVHIPMELVIKGKKRINIQSNYWRAVLESTGQPVSMKNE is encoded by the coding sequence ATGAAAACACATCAGGATGAAACCGTAATGCCAAAAAGCACTGAGATTATGACCGTTGGCCCTGCCAAGATCAAAAATCCCATTAACTTCGGTCGATTTACCGAAGAAGATGAAGCCGTTCTGGTCAACATTTCACGCAGGAATGTCGATGGGTCACCCCGGAGCAAAAAAATACCGGAACACATATATTTTGAACCGGCTGGTCCCCGGGAAAAGATTTATTTTGATGCCAGCAAGACCAAATGCGCAATCGTCACCTGTGGAGGACTCTGTCCCGGCCTGAATGACGTCATCAGGGCCATCGTCATGAGCGCCCACCATGAGTACAAGGTCACATCCGTCTTCGGCATCCAGTATGGTCTTGCCGGATTCGTGCCGGAACAAGGATATGATGTGATCGAGCTGACCCCTGAATATGTCAGTCGCATCCATGAATTCGGTGGTACGGTCCTGGGCAGCTCCCGAGGTCCGCAGGAACCGGAAGCTATCGTGGACGCCCTGGAGCGCATGAATATCTCCATCCTGTTCATGGTCGGCGGCGACGGCACCATGCGGGCCGCCTCAAAAGTCGTCGAGGAGATTTCCAAACGAGGTCTGTCCATTTCGGTTGTCGGCCTGCCCAAGACCATTGACAACGATATCAACTACGTCTCACCATCTTTCGGCTTCGACACATCTGTAGAAACCGCCGCCATGGCCATAAAGGGTGCACATGTGGAAGCCACGGGTGCACCCTGGGGCATAGGGATGGTCAAAGTCATGGGACGAGATGCAGGATACATTGCCGCGCAAAGCGCATTGTCCTGCCAGGAGGTAAACTTCTGCCTCATTCCCGAAGATCCTTTCGATATCCATGGCGAAAACGGTTTTCTGAACGCCTTGAACAAACGGATGAAAAAAAGCGGAAACGCCGTCATTGTGGTGGCCGAAGGGGCCGGACAGGAACTCCTTGACGAATCAAGTCAGAAAGACGCTTCCGGCAATGTCAAATTGAGTGACATCGCATCCTTGCTCAAAAAGGAAATTCTCGACTTTTTCAAAGATCAGGGAATCGAAGCGACCCTGAAATATATCGACCCGAGCTATATCATTCGCTCTGTCCCAGCCAATGCCAATGACCGCATCTATTGTTCATTCCTCGGCATCAACGCCGTCCATGCAGGCATGACCGGACGCACTGGGCTTGTCATTTCCCGCTGGAACGGGCGATATGTTCATATCCCCATGGAACTCGTCATCAAGGGCAAAAAACGAATTAACATTCAATCAAATTATTGGCGGGCAGTTCTAGAATCCACAGGACAGCCGGTCAGTATGAAAAATGAATAG
- a CDS encoding zinc metalloprotease HtpX has product MTSQIKTVLLLGLLTGLLMMLGGAMGGRTGLFLAFGLAMLMNVGSYWYSDKIVLKMYKAQELSPGDAPHIHRVVEEMAATAGIPKPRIFLIPQDSPNAFATGRNPENAVVAVTRGIVNILNPDELKGVLAHELGHIANRDILIQTIAAVLAGAIVFIANMLQWAAIFGGFSRDDDEGGSPLAALAMAFLAPVAAGLIQMAISRSREYLADATGARLAQNPLHLAGALAKLDAASRQVPLQGSPATENMFIVNPFSGRRAMSLFATHPPIEERIARLRAMAGE; this is encoded by the coding sequence ATGACCAGTCAGATAAAGACAGTTCTGCTTTTGGGCCTGCTCACGGGGCTGCTTATGATGCTCGGCGGTGCCATGGGTGGCCGCACGGGTTTGTTTCTGGCCTTTGGCCTTGCCATGCTCATGAATGTGGGCAGCTATTGGTATTCGGATAAAATCGTCCTCAAGATGTATAAGGCACAGGAATTATCTCCGGGTGACGCGCCGCACATTCACCGTGTTGTGGAAGAAATGGCCGCGACCGCAGGCATTCCCAAGCCGCGTATTTTTCTCATTCCCCAGGATTCACCCAACGCCTTTGCCACTGGACGCAACCCGGAAAACGCCGTGGTGGCCGTAACCCGGGGGATCGTCAATATCCTGAACCCCGATGAACTCAAGGGTGTGCTTGCGCATGAACTGGGGCATATCGCCAACCGTGACATCCTCATTCAGACTATCGCGGCAGTGTTGGCCGGAGCCATCGTGTTCATTGCCAACATGTTGCAGTGGGCCGCTATTTTTGGTGGTTTCTCCCGTGATGACGATGAAGGGGGCAGTCCTCTTGCTGCATTGGCCATGGCTTTCCTTGCGCCTGTCGCCGCCGGTTTGATCCAGATGGCCATATCCCGTTCGCGGGAATATCTGGCTGATGCCACCGGCGCACGTCTTGCGCAGAATCCGCTTCATCTTGCGGGGGCGCTTGCCAAGCTCGATGCGGCCTCCCGGCAGGTGCCGCTTCAGGGCAGCCCGGCTACGGAAAACATGTTTATCGTCAATCCTTTTTCCGGTCGGCGAGCCATGTCCCTGTTCGCGACACATCCACCTATTGAAGAACGTATTGCCAGGCTCCGCGCCATGGCAGGAGAATAG
- a CDS encoding trypsin-like peptidase domain-containing protein: protein MNKPLVVLSLIFCLAVAAGPVQAENDRRTPVVKAVEAVSPSVVNITVVKKNTGGAVSPFGDPFFDQFFKEFYGNQRQRDSQSLGSGVIIDGDKALVLTNAHVVASGGTITVRLNDGREFTAELVGSDTDFDLAVLKLDKASHLPQVAMGDSGDIFIGETVIAIGNPFGYSHTVTTGVVSALNRPMRTNKGAFGSFIQTDAAINPGNSGGPLLNIHGELIGINTAIHARAEGIGFAIPINKAKFVIAELLDSGHVSPIWLGMFGQDIDQAAARYFNLKDLKGMLVSEVYPKTPAAKAGIKAADIVLTVNGQNIINKDEYLTRIFSTTKSEALLLTVLRDGKTFRHTLRPQVLDKRMALDLVRTRWGFELADRAQGSGAEVTTVVPGSAAARLGLKVGDTIHQIGNRRLKSGIDLLNAFLRNRMQQTVLMRVQRGRNLYNVRMTL, encoded by the coding sequence ATGAATAAACCGCTCGTCGTTCTTTCTCTGATTTTCTGCCTTGCTGTTGCAGCAGGGCCGGTCCAAGCTGAAAATGACCGTCGTACTCCGGTGGTCAAGGCCGTTGAAGCGGTCAGCCCTTCTGTCGTGAATATCACTGTCGTCAAGAAGAATACGGGCGGTGCGGTTTCCCCTTTTGGAGACCCCTTCTTCGATCAGTTCTTCAAGGAATTTTATGGCAACCAGCGGCAGCGGGATTCCCAGAGTCTTGGCTCCGGCGTGATTATCGACGGCGACAAGGCATTGGTGTTGACCAATGCGCATGTCGTTGCCTCAGGCGGTACAATTACGGTTCGTCTTAATGATGGACGCGAGTTCACGGCTGAACTGGTCGGTTCTGATACGGATTTTGATCTGGCTGTGCTCAAGCTGGATAAAGCGTCCCATTTGCCGCAGGTCGCCATGGGCGATTCCGGTGATATATTCATCGGTGAGACTGTTATCGCCATCGGTAACCCGTTTGGTTATTCGCACACCGTGACTACAGGTGTCGTGTCGGCCTTGAATCGTCCCATGCGGACCAACAAGGGCGCATTCGGTAGTTTTATCCAGACCGACGCGGCCATTAATCCCGGCAACTCGGGCGGACCGCTTCTGAATATCCATGGTGAACTCATCGGTATCAATACCGCCATTCATGCTCGCGCCGAGGGAATCGGTTTTGCCATTCCCATCAACAAGGCCAAGTTCGTGATCGCGGAATTGCTGGATTCGGGACATGTTTCGCCTATCTGGCTTGGCATGTTCGGTCAGGATATTGATCAGGCTGCTGCCCGTTACTTCAATCTGAAGGATTTGAAAGGCATGCTGGTTTCCGAGGTTTACCCCAAGACACCCGCTGCCAAGGCAGGTATCAAGGCTGCCGATATTGTCCTGACGGTCAATGGGCAGAATATCATCAACAAGGATGAATATCTGACTCGGATTTTCAGTACGACCAAGTCGGAGGCCTTGCTCCTGACAGTGCTTCGCGACGGCAAGACGTTTCGCCATACGCTCAGGCCTCAGGTTCTGGATAAGCGCATGGCCCTGGACCTTGTCCGTACCCGCTGGGGTTTTGAGTTGGCTGATCGTGCGCAAGGCAGTGGAGCGGAAGTCACCACAGTGGTCCCTGGTTCTGCAGCCGCCAGACTCGGGTTGAAAGTCGGTGACACCATTCATCAGATCGGAAACCGACGACTCAAGTCCGGCATTGACCTGTTGAATGCCTTCCTGCGTAATCGCATGCAGCAGACGGTTCTCATGCGTGTGCAGCGAGGACGTAACCTGTATAACGTCCGTATGACCCTGTAG
- a CDS encoding class I SAM-dependent methyltransferase, giving the protein MLNEFQRYVSDDARVLDFGCGYGRTVAELTEAGYTEVTGIDFSQSLIDRGRREHPALDLQVYPGGLLPFEDNSFDAAIMLGVFTCMPETKMQAEALLELKRVLVPGGLLYVNDFLLNRDKRNLDRYMLGKHKYGIYGIFDLPDGGVVRHHDRNHMEALFSDFTVHTFEEVVFDTMHGHHSAGFYCMAQMPE; this is encoded by the coding sequence ATGCTCAATGAATTTCAACGGTATGTTTCAGACGATGCGAGAGTGCTCGACTTTGGATGCGGGTATGGAAGGACTGTCGCGGAATTGACCGAGGCAGGATATACCGAAGTCACAGGTATCGACTTTTCACAATCGCTTATTGATAGGGGAAGACGTGAGCACCCTGCCCTTGATCTTCAAGTCTATCCCGGCGGCCTCCTGCCGTTTGAGGACAACAGTTTTGATGCAGCCATCATGCTCGGCGTGTTTACCTGCATGCCCGAGACCAAAATGCAGGCTGAAGCGCTTCTTGAGTTGAAGCGGGTGCTTGTTCCCGGTGGACTGCTTTACGTCAACGACTTCCTGCTCAATCGGGACAAGCGTAATCTTGATCGGTACATGCTCGGCAAGCATAAATACGGCATCTACGGCATTTTCGACCTCCCGGATGGGGGCGTTGTCCGGCACCATGACCGTAATCACATGGAAGCCTTGTTTTCTGATTTTACGGTCCATACGTTTGAGGAAGTCGTATTCGACACTATGCACGGCCATCACTCAGCCGGGTTTTATTGCATGGCGCAGATGCCTGAGTAA